The Acidihalobacter prosperus genomic sequence TCCGATCAACAGAGCCGTGAGCACGCCCAGGATGGCGCGCATCGTCAAATAGGAGAAGACGTGGAAGCCGCTGTAATAATGGGCCAGGAATTCGAACAGGCTATACAGCATGGTGCCCTCCCGCGCCGCTCTCGTCGTCGTCCGGCAGCAAGCGCGCCAGCAGGCGCTCCAGCCCCATGGAACGCGAACCCTTGATCAAGACGGTCAATGGCCGCGGCGCCACCTCGGCCGAGCGCACCACCGCGGCGGCCAGGGCTTCGATATCCGGGCAGTGGATGGCGCCGGCGCCGAAGGCTTCCGCCGCCCCGTGACTGAGCCTGCCGAGGGTAAACAACCGTTCGACATCTGCCGCGCGTGCGCGCGCGCCTGCCTCGCGGTGCAGGGCCGGACCGGTGTCGCCCAGTTCGGCCATATCGCCAAGCACCAGCCAGTGCCGCCCCGGCTGTTCGGTGAGCACATCCAGCCCTGCCGACAGCGACCCCGGATTCGCATTGTAGGTATCGTCCAGAATCATGATCCCATCGCTTCCCTGCAAACGTCGCAAGCGCCCCGCCACGGGCCTGACCGCAGTCAGACCCGCACGCACCGCGTCGAGCCCGACCCCCGCGCCCAGCGCTGCCGCGGTGGCCGCGAGCGCATTCATCGCGTTGTGACGGCCCGGCAGCGGCAACTGCAGCTCGAAGGCCCCGCCAGGGGTGTCGACCCGCAGATGTCCTTGCCGGTATTCGCCCCGGATCTCGGCCGGCTGCTCCAGTCCGAAGCGCAGCACGCGGCGCTCGCGGTTGAGTGCCAGCCAGTCGCCCGCAAAGGCGTCGTCGGCATTGACCACGGCCACGCCGTCCGCGGGCAGGCCACCGTAGATTTCGCCCTTGGCGCGCGCAACACCCGCCAGATCGCCGAAACCTTCCAGATGTGCGGGGCCGGCATTGTTCACCAACGCCACCTGCGGGCGTACCATCGCGGTCAGCGCCGCGATCTCGCCGGCGTGGTTGGCGCCCATTTCGATCACCGCATACCGATGCGACGGCTCGATCGTCAGCAGGCTCAGCGGCACGCCGATATGATTGTTCAGATTGCCGCGGGTGTACTGGGTCGGACCCGCCTGCGCCAGAATCGATGCCAGCATCTCCTTGACGGTGGTCTTGCCGTTGCTCCCGGTCAGCCCGATCACCCGTGCGGCCAACTGGCCGCGCCAGGCGCCGGCAAAACGCGCCAAGCCAGCGAGGGTATCGTCGACGAGCACCTGCGGGCGCGCGTCGCGCACTGGACGCGACACCATCAACGCCGCCGCGGGCAGTTGCGGGCCGATGTAATCGTGACCGTCGAAACGCGCCCCGGCCAAAGCGACGAACAACGCACCCGCCGACAAAGTACGACTGTCGGTCCCGACGCCGGTGACGCTCACGTCGTCGCCCTGCAGGCGCCCCTGCGACCAGACCGCGACCTGACTGAGCGGCCAGCGATTCACAATGCCACCTCCGCGGCTCCGAACCAGGCCGCCACCGTTTCGCGGTCGCTGAAATGCTGGCTGCCGTTCGCGGCGATCTGAACCGTCTCATGCCCCTTGCCCGCGATCAGCACGACATCGCCTGGGCGCGCGGCTTCCAGTGCCTGACGTACCGCGACGGCACGGTCGTGGATCACCCGCACCTTGCCGCGATCCTTGAAGCCGGACAGGATGTCCTCGACGATCCGCGCCGGATCCTCGCTGCGGGGGTTGTCGTCGGTCACGATAACCTGGTCGGACAGCCGTTCGACCACCTCGCCCATAAGCGGACGCTTGCCGCGGTCGCGGTCGCCGCCCGCTCCGAACACGCAATACAGACGCTCGGCGCCGTGTTCGCGCAGGCTGCCGAGCACGGCCTCCAGAGCGGCCGGCGTATGCGCGTAATCCACCACCGCCAGCGGACCGCCGGCGCGGCCGAAGCGCTCCATCCGACCCGGCACCGGACGCACGGCGCGCAAGCGGTCCGTCGCGTCGGGCAACGGCACGCCGAGCGCCAGCAGGCTGGCGAGCACAGCCATCAGATTGGCCGCGTTGAAACGCCCCAGCAGCGCGCTTTCGATCATGCATCCGCCCCATGGCGTCTGCACGTCCAGATCGAAACCGTCGCCGCGCATGCGCAGGTCGCTGGCCCACACCACGTGCTCGCCTGTCGGGCGAACCGGCGCCAAGGAATAGCCGATGCAATGGCGCGCGGCGATGTCACCGTTCGCCAGCGTTCGCCCGAAGGCATCGTCGAGGTTGAGAATCGCGTATTCCAACCCGGGCACCTCGAACAGTCGGCGCTTGGCCGCAGCATAGGCTTCCAGACTGCCGTGATAGTCGAGATGATCGCGCGAGAGTTGGGTCAGGATGGCCTGATTGAAGCCCACGGCATTCAGCCGCCCCTGCACCAGGCCATGCGACGAGGCCTCCATCACCGCCCAGCGCGCGCCGGCGGCGGCCATGTCGGCCAGCGCGGCCTGCACGCCGATGGCATCCGGCGTGGTATAGCCGCTGGGCGATAGCGCACCGACCAGACCATTGCCCAACGTGCCGACGATCCCGGCCCTCGCGCCGTCCTGGTCGAGCGCCTGTGCGAGGAAATGGCTGACCGAACTCTTGCCGTCGGTGCCGGTCACGCCGATCACCGTCATTCTCTGCGCCGGCTGCCCATAGAATCGCGCGGCGATGGCGCCGAGCTTGGCCGGGAGATCGGCGATTCGGCATACCGGAACGCCCAGGGCAACCGCGTCGTCCATGTCCATGTCCGCGGGCGCGTCGCCGTCCGCGAGGATCGCCACCGCGCCGCGCGCGACGGCATCAGCCGCGTGCGACAGGCCGTGCTCGCGCGATCCGGGCAATGCGACAAAGGCGTCGCCGGGACGGATGCGACGGCTGTCCTGGCTCAGCCCCGTCACCACCGATTTCGGCAGGGCCCGCCCACACCAGTCGGCCAGTAATTCGTTGAGCGGCCATGCGCGAGGTGTCGTCATGCCACCGCTCCCCGTGCCTGCGGCACCGGGCCGGCCTGGAGCACGTCGATGTCGTCGGGCGGGATGTCGAGCAGCCGCAAAGCGCCGGACATGACCTCCTTGAACACGGGCGCGGCTACCTGGCCGCCGTAGTATTTGCCACCGGTCGGGTCGTCGATCATGATCACCGCCACCAGACGCGGCCGAGTCGCGGGGACGATGCCGGCAAACACGGCGGTGTACTTGTCCTCGGCGTAATCGCCCTTGTTGGTCAGGCGATGTGCGGTGCCGGTCTTGCCGGCCACCGTATAACCAGGAATATGAGCTGCGTAGCCGGTACCCATGGGTGTGACCACCGACCGCAGCATGGTGCGCATCTGGTCGGCGACATGCTGCGGCAGTACGCGCTTGCCGGTCACCGGAGCGGTCGGCTGCACAAACGTGGCCGGCGCCATCACACCGCCGTTGGCCAGCGCACAATAAGCGTGCGCCAGCTGCAGCGAGGTCACCGCGATGCCGTAGCCGTAGGCCATCGTGGCCTGATCGATCGGCCGCCAAGTGGTGTAATTGTGCAGGGTGCCTGGCGACTCGCCAGGAAAACCGCTGTGCGTGATCTGACCAAAGCCGAAATCACGATACATGGACCACACATAATACGGCGGCAGGCTCAGCGAGATCTTGCTGGCGGCGACGTTGCTCGACACCTGCAACACCTGCGTCAGGTTGATGCGGCCGAAATCGGAATCGTCCTTGATCGTGTGTCCGGCCAGCATGTACCAGCCGGGCGAGGTGTTGATCTCGGTATCCGGCGTGTACTTGCCGCTGAGCAGCGCCGCCGACAGGGTGAACGGCTTCATCGTCGAACCCGGCTCGTACGCGTCGGTCACCGCGCGGTTGCGATACAGACGCGGCACATAATCGGAACGCACGTTGGGATTGAAGGTGGGCTGATCCGCCATCGCCACGATCGCGCCGGTATTCGGATCCATCACCACGATGGATCCGGAGCGCGCGCCGTGCGCGACGACCGCGGCCTTGAGACTGCGGTAGGCCAGGTACTGGATGCGCTGATCGATACTGGTCACCAGATCCCGACCGGGGCGCGGTGAACGGATCTGGTCGACGTTCTGCACGATCTGCCCGAAACCGTTTTTGATCACCCGCTTGGCGCCCGGCTTGCCGGTTAGCCACGTATTGAATTCCAGCTCCAGACCGTCCTGTCCCTGATCGTCGATGTTGGTGAAGCCGAGCACGTGCGAACCCACTTCGCCCATGGGATAGAAACGCTTGTATTCGCGCAGCAAACCTACACCCGGCACCTTGAGCGCGGCCACGCGATGCGCGAGCTCGGGGTCGATCAAACGTCGCACCCACAGGAATTCGCGGCCCGCCTGGCGGGCACGCACCACCTGTTCGTCCAACGCCCCCGCATCGAGTCCGAGCAGACGGGCGAGGCGCGTCACGCCTTTGGCGTCGCTGTCCTGCTGCGGATCGATCCAGACCGAATCCATCGGCGTACTGATGGCCAGCGGACGGCCATTGCGGTCGAGAATCATTCCGCGATGGGCCGGCATCTTGACCACGCGTAGGTAACGCGCATCGCCCTGCTTGCGCAGAAATGCGCCACGCATCACTTCGAGATCGAAGCCGCGGCCGACAAGTCCCGCCGCACCGACACCGAACAGCCCCAGCACCAACTGCCTGCGTCGCTTGAAATCCGGGCGCGAGTTCATGGGCTGACGTACACCGTATCGGAGCCGTTGGGCATGACCATGTCCAGCTTGCCGCGCGCAATCCGCTCGACTCGCGAATGCGCCGACCACACGCTCTGTTCCAGTTCGAGACGCCCCCATTCCACATTGAGCGCGTCGCGCTGCGCGTCGAGACGCTCCAGACGGATGAATAACTGCCGGGTTTCGTAGGTGCTGTACACCACTCCCAGCGCGCTACCCATCACCGCCACGGCGAGACCAGCCACGATGACGATCGTCCAGTTCACGGAAGGCGCTCCGCCACGCGCAGCACCGCGCTGCGCGCGCGTGGGTTGCGCGCAACCTCGGATTCCGAGGCATGCGCCGCTTTGCCGACGAGGCGGAGCGTCCGCCCCGCCGCCGGCTGCTCGCGCACTGGCAGATTGCGCGGCAACTGTTCGCCGCGCGCCTGCTCGCGCATGAATCGCTTGACGATGCGATCCTCCAACGAGTGAAAGCTGATCACCGCCAGCCGCCCGTCGGGCGCAAGGATCTCGACCGCCTGATCGAGCGCTTCGCGCAACTCGTCCAGTTCGCGGTTGATATGGATGCGGATGGCCTGGAAGCAGCGTGTGGCCGGATGCTTGCCGGGCTCGCGCCGGCCGATCACGCTGGCGATCAGATCCGCCAGCTGCGTGGTGCGCATCAGCGGCGCCTGCTCGCGCGCCTGCACGATACGTTTGGCGATCCGGCGCGCGTGACGCTCCTCGCCGTAGGTCCAGAACACGTGCGCCAGCTCGCGTTCTTCGGCCGTGTTGACCCATTCGCTGGCTGGCGCACCGTTGCCCGAATCCATACGCATGTCCAGTGGACCGTCGCGCATGAAACCGAAGCCACGTTCCGGCTGATCCAATTGCGGCGAGGAGACGCCGAGATCCATCAGGATACCCTGAGCGCGTGATGCGCCCGCAAATGCGCGCCAGCATGATGCCAGGGACGAGAACGGGGCATGGACGATGGAAAACCGCGGATCGGCTGCCGCCAACTCACGCCCCGCGGCCACCGCCTCCGGGTCGCGATCCAAACCAAGAAGACGGCCCGATGACGCCAGTCGCGCCAGTATGGCGCGACTATGCCCGCCGCGACCGAAGGTCGCGTCGACATAGCTGCCTTCCGGTTTGATCGATAGTCCCGCCACCGCCTCCTCCAGGAGAACCGTCTGATGCCCCGTGGAATTCGCCACGTCAGATCGACAGCGAGGACAGCGCCTCGCTCAGCCCGCTTGTAAAGGCATCCGATTGCAGCCACTCGTCACGTTGCGCGGCCCAGACCGCCTCGTCCCAAAGCTCGAACTTGTTGCCCTGACCCACCAAGACCACGTGCTTATCCAGTTTCGCCTGCTCGCGGAGCGTGGGTGCAATCAGAATACGTGCCTGGCCGTCCATTTCGACGTCCGTCGCATAGCCCACGAATACGCGCTGCAGCTGCCTGACCTGCGGATCGATATTGGGGCGGGCCATCACCGCGGCCTCGATGCGCTCCCATTCGGGCAGCGGATAGACCAGCAGGCAACCATCGCGATCCACGGTGACCACCAACTGACCCTCGCACGACTCCCGCAGACGATCGCGATACCTGGCCGGCATCGCCACGCGCCCTTTCGAATCGATATTGAGATTGGTGACTCCGCGAAACACGCGCTCCCCCACCGGACGGATCGGACCAGGAATAATTACCCACTTTCCACCACTTCACCCCACACATCGACACTATAGGTGCGGCAATAGGTGGCGTCAAGCAAGCCAGACCGCCGGTCATCGGGAAGATTGTCGTTTATACACAAGGGCTTACGAGCACCCCTCCGCGGCCGGATCAAGGCCTGGAAGCGCAATCAAACGCATGTACAATCAGCGTGTTGCACGCGAAATGTAATGCACGACATGAGCAACTGCCGCACCTGCCGGCGGGCCTCGCCTCAAGGAAGTGGGGTAAGGTGGGGAGTCGGCCGATAAGCCGGGTTCTGTCGGGGGCAGCCATTCATCTGGGGCGTACGTCGCCGCACGCCTCAAGCGACCTACCCGGACGCGATGCGGGCCACATCATGGCGTCCCTATTTGGTCTTGCTCCGGATGGGGTTTACCGTGCCGCGGCATGTTGCCACCCGCGCGGTGCGCTCTTACCGCACCTTTTCACCCTTACCTGTATCCCCGAAAGGACCATCGGCGGTCTGTTTTCTGTGGCACTTTCCGTCGGCTCGCGCCGCCCAGGCGTTACCTGGCATCCTGCCCTGTGGAGCCCGGACTTTCCTCCCCGCCGCTAGGCGGAGCGACTGCCTAGCCAACTCCCCACAGGAGAATACCACAGCCAAGACCCACTCATGCGCCGCCGACATCGGGGTCGCCGCCGTCCCGCTTGACACGCTGGGCTTCTCGGTACAAGCCCTGACGCGCTCCGCCTGTGATCAGGGCGGCAAGATCCGCCGCCTGACGCGTGGGCAGAGCACGTGCCAGCACCTCGATCACGTGCGCTTCGCTGATACCGGACGGCTCGCGCCGTGCGCTGGGCGGCAGGCCCGCCACCATGACCACGAACTCGCCGCGCCGATGGTCCTCGTCCGCACGCACCCACGCGCGCAGCTCGCCCAGGGGGGCCGACACCACCTGCTCGAAACGCTTGGTCAACTCGCGCGCCACCACGGCCAGACGCGCATCGCCAAAGACTGCCGCCATGTCTTCGAGGCTGTCGGCAATACGGTGACTGGATTCGTAAAACACCAGTGTGCCGGACTCGTCGGCCAGCACCTGCAGACGCGCGCGCCTGCGCGCCGACCTGGACGGCAAGAAGCCCTCGAACACGAAACGGTCTGTCGGCAACCCGGATACCGAAAGTGCCGCGATCAGCGCGCTGGGCCCAGGCACCGGGCTGACGCGCACGCCGGCCTCGCGCGCCGCGCGCACCAGGCGAAACCCAGGGTCGCTGATCAGGGGCGTACCCGCATCCGACACCAGCGCCACGGATGCGCCCTCCGACAAGATCTGCAGGATCGAGGGGATGCGTGCGGCCTCGTTATGCTCGTGCAGACTCACGCATCTGGCCTGTACGCCCAGATGCGACAGCAGGCGCTGCGCGACGCGGGTATCCTCGGCAGCGATCAGAGCGACGCCGTCGAGCACCTCGCGCGCGCGCGCGCTGATGTCGCCCAGATTCCCCAGCGGGGTCGCGACCACGTAAAGCACACCCTCTTCAATTGACACGTTGCCTTCCAGTCCAGATACTGAGCCACCCGTTCACGCGCACAGGGTCCATGATACACGGGCGTACCCACACGATGACCCGCCGCGTCATCATCCGACTCGGCCTCGCAGCCGGCGCTGCATTGCTGCTGGTCGCCTGTGCGCCATCGCCCACCCGCCCCGGCGAGCAGTGGGCGCAGCAGGCTCAGGCCCAGCTGCAGGCCGGGCACCCCGCCATGGCGGCCGACACCTACCTCAAGGCAGCTGCCGGCCTTGCCGCGCCGCAGCGCCAGCAGCTCATGCTCAAGGCCGCCGCGCTGCTGCTGCAGGCGCGACAGCCCGACCGCGCACGCACGGTGATCGAGGGCATCGAGCCGACGGGCCTCGGCGCCGACGACATGGCCCGCAAAGCAACGCTGGCCGCCCGGATCGCGCTGCTTGCGCATCAGCCAGAACAGGCGCTGGCCGCGCTGCCGAACGATGTACACGGCCTGTCACCCGAAGTCGCGAGCGGTCTGCTGGAAGTCCGCGCGCAGGCCGAACGACTGACCGGCAACCCGCTCGGTGCGATCCGCGCTCGGATCGCACTCACGCCGCTGCTGTCGGCCCCCGCGACCATCGACGCCAACCGGCATGCGCTGTGGGAACTCCTCAGCCAGGCCAGCCCAGGCCAGGCGCAGGCATGGCAACAAGAGGCCGCAACACCCGCCCTGCAAGCCTGGCTCGCACTGGCGCTCATCGCCAAGACAACGTCGGCCTCGCCGACGGCGCTGGACAACGCACTGGCACAATGGCGCCAGCAGTATCCGCAGATGCCGGATGCCGAACCGATCATCAAGGCCCTCGTAGCTCAGTGGCAGGCGATGCAGGTCTATCCCTCCAAAGTCGCCGTGCTGCTGCCGCTTTCGGGACGCTTCGAACCGGTCGCGCGCGCGATCCTCGATGGCATACTCACCGCCTACTACCGCCATCGCCAGCGAAACGGCGGCCACGAAGTCCATCTTCGCATCTACGACACCGCCGCCCACCCCGACCAGATCGTCTCCCTCTACGCCCGCGCGGTCCAGGCAGGCGCCCAGTATGTGATCGGCCCGCTCGACCGCGATACGGTCACCCGGCTGGCCACCAGCGGCCAGCTGACCGTCCCCACTCTCGCGCTCAACCATGCGGCCGATGGCACGCCGATCCCCCAGCAGCTTTACCAGTTCGGACTGCTCCCCGAGAGCGAGTCGGCGCAGGCCGCGGAACGTGCCAGCCTGGACGGCCGTCGCCGCGCCATCGTATTGGTGCCGGACAGCGGCTGGGGCCAGCGCGTGGCCTCGGCCTTCGCCGACCGCTTCCAGCAGCTCGGCGGCGAGGTGCTGGCGATCGGCCGTTACGATCCGTCCGCCTCCGACTTCTCGCCCGCCATCGTCAACACCCTCAACATCGACTACAGCAATGCCCGGCGACGAGCCGTATCCGCCACCATCGGTCGCTCGGTCGACTTCGAGGCCCGCCGCCGCCAGGATGTCGACATGATCTTCATTGCCGGCGATCCCCGGCAAGCCCGGCTGCTGATGCCGCAAATTCGTTTCCATCACGGCATCGGCCTGCCCGTATACGCCATCTCCACGGTTTACAGCGGCACACGAGATCCTCGCGCGGATCACGATCTCAATGGCCTGATATTCGACGACGCGCCGCTGCTGCTCGACAGCCAGGGTCCCGCTGCGGCTGCACGTGCGGCGATGCATGCCAACTTCCCAGAAGCCAGTCGCCGCTATCCTCGCCTAATCGGCCTCGGAGAAGACGCCTACGACGTGCTCCCTTCCCTGCAACGGCTTGCATCGCAGGACTGGGCGCGATTCCCCGGCGTAACGGGCCGACTGAAGATGACCGCCGACCACGCCCTGGTACGACAGCTCGAATGGGCGCAATTCGCCGACGGACTGCCCATCCTGATGGGTCAGTCGCAGGACGCCGCTCAGCAGAACGCCACCGCAACGAAAGCCGCCAATGGCGCCCCCCCCTAGACAAGGTCAGGACTTCGAAGCGCAGGCCTGCGACTACCTCTGCCGACAGGGGCTGCGCCTGCGCGAGCGCAATTACCGCTGCCGCTCCGGCGAGATTGACCTGGTCATGAGCGACGACGGCACCCTGGTCTTCGTGGAGGTACGCTATCGCAACAGCGCCCGCTTCGGCGGCGCGGCCACCAGCGTGGACGCCGGCAAGCGGCGACGACTGACGGCCACCGCCCAGCACTATCTGCAACGCCATGGCGCCGACGTCCCGACACGCTTCGACGTCGTCGCCATGGGGCCGGACGGCCGGATCGACTGGATACCGGACGCCTTCCAGGCCCAGGAAACCTGAGCCCCGACAACCCGCAGGAATCACGAGTGAACGAACGCATCCAACAACATTTCACGGCCAGCATCGACACCAAGACCCGCTCGGCACAACTGCTTGCCGACCCGATCGAGGCCGCGGCCAGGCGCATGACCTACGCCCTTGTGGGCGGCCACAAGATCCTCAGCTGCGGCAACGGCGGCTCGGCGGGCGACGCGCAACATTTCTCGTCCGAGATGCTCAACCGCTTCGAGCGCGAACGGCGCGGCCTCCCCGCGATCGCGCTGACCACCGACACCTCGACCCTGACCTCCATCGCCAACGACTACAGCTACGACCAGGTCTTCGCACGACAGGTGCGCGCACTGGGCGCGCCCGGCGACCTGCTGCTCGCGATATCCACCTCGGGCAACTCGAAAAACGTCATCGAGGCCGTGCACGCGGCGCGCGACGTGGGCATGCACACGATCGCGCTCAGCGGCCGTGGCGGCGGCACCCTGCATGAAGCACTCTCGCCGGAGGACATCGAAATCTGCGTCCCCTCGGAAAGCACGGCCCGCATTCAGGAAGTGCATCTGCTGGTCATCCATTGTCTCTGCGACCTCATCGACCGCCAGCTGTTCGGCGACGTCTGACGCCGGTGCCACTGTCCCGCGACTTCCTCGACGCGCTGTCCGGACTGCTGTCCGAGGGCGACCTGCTGACCGAGCCTGGCGACTGCTGGGCCTACGGCTACGACAATTCCAAACGACATGCCGCGCCGGACGCTGTCGCGTTCCCGCGCGAGCACGACCAGGTCGTATCCCTAGTACGACTGTGCAACGAACACCGTGTCGCCATCACGCCCCGCGGACGCGGTACCGGC encodes the following:
- a CDS encoding UDP-N-acetylmuramoyl-tripeptide--D-alanyl-D-alanine ligase; its protein translation is MNRWPLSQVAVWSQGRLQGDDVSVTGVGTDSRTLSAGALFVALAGARFDGHDYIGPQLPAAALMVSRPVRDARPQVLVDDTLAGLARFAGAWRGQLAARVIGLTGSNGKTTVKEMLASILAQAGPTQYTRGNLNNHIGVPLSLLTIEPSHRYAVIEMGANHAGEIAALTAMVRPQVALVNNAGPAHLEGFGDLAGVARAKGEIYGGLPADGVAVVNADDAFAGDWLALNRERRVLRFGLEQPAEIRGEYRQGHLRVDTPGGAFELQLPLPGRHNAMNALAATAAALGAGVGLDAVRAGLTAVRPVAGRLRRLQGSDGIMILDDTYNANPGSLSAGLDVLTEQPGRHWLVLGDMAELGDTGPALHREAGARARAADVERLFTLGRLSHGAAEAFGAGAIHCPDIEALAAAVVRSAEVAPRPLTVLIKGSRSMGLERLLARLLPDDDESGAGGHHAV
- a CDS encoding UDP-N-acetylmuramoyl-L-alanyl-D-glutamate--2,6-diaminopimelate ligase, with translation MTTPRAWPLNELLADWCGRALPKSVVTGLSQDSRRIRPGDAFVALPGSREHGLSHAADAVARGAVAILADGDAPADMDMDDAVALGVPVCRIADLPAKLGAIAARFYGQPAQRMTVIGVTGTDGKSSVSHFLAQALDQDGARAGIVGTLGNGLVGALSPSGYTTPDAIGVQAALADMAAAGARWAVMEASSHGLVQGRLNAVGFNQAILTQLSRDHLDYHGSLEAYAAAKRRLFEVPGLEYAILNLDDAFGRTLANGDIAARHCIGYSLAPVRPTGEHVVWASDLRMRGDGFDLDVQTPWGGCMIESALLGRFNAANLMAVLASLLALGVPLPDATDRLRAVRPVPGRMERFGRAGGPLAVVDYAHTPAALEAVLGSLREHGAERLYCVFGAGGDRDRGKRPLMGEVVERLSDQVIVTDDNPRSEDPARIVEDILSGFKDRGKVRVIHDRAVAVRQALEAARPGDVVLIAGKGHETVQIAANGSQHFSDRETVAAWFGAAEVAL
- a CDS encoding peptidoglycan D,D-transpeptidase FtsI family protein, translated to MNSRPDFKRRRQLVLGLFGVGAAGLVGRGFDLEVMRGAFLRKQGDARYLRVVKMPAHRGMILDRNGRPLAISTPMDSVWIDPQQDSDAKGVTRLARLLGLDAGALDEQVVRARQAGREFLWVRRLIDPELAHRVAALKVPGVGLLREYKRFYPMGEVGSHVLGFTNIDDQGQDGLELEFNTWLTGKPGAKRVIKNGFGQIVQNVDQIRSPRPGRDLVTSIDQRIQYLAYRSLKAAVVAHGARSGSIVVMDPNTGAIVAMADQPTFNPNVRSDYVPRLYRNRAVTDAYEPGSTMKPFTLSAALLSGKYTPDTEINTSPGWYMLAGHTIKDDSDFGRINLTQVLQVSSNVAASKISLSLPPYYVWSMYRDFGFGQITHSGFPGESPGTLHNYTTWRPIDQATMAYGYGIAVTSLQLAHAYCALANGGVMAPATFVQPTAPVTGKRVLPQHVADQMRTMLRSVVTPMGTGYAAHIPGYTVAGKTGTAHRLTNKGDYAEDKYTAVFAGIVPATRPRLVAVIMIDDPTGGKYYGGQVAAPVFKEVMSGALRLLDIPPDDIDVLQAGPVPQARGAVA
- the ftsL gene encoding cell division protein FtsL, which produces MNWTIVIVAGLAVAVMGSALGVVYSTYETRQLFIRLERLDAQRDALNVEWGRLELEQSVWSAHSRVERIARGKLDMVMPNGSDTVYVSP
- the rsmH gene encoding 16S rRNA (cytosine(1402)-N(4))-methyltransferase RsmH, translated to MANSTGHQTVLLEEAVAGLSIKPEGSYVDATFGRGGHSRAILARLASSGRLLGLDRDPEAVAAGRELAAADPRFSIVHAPFSSLASCWRAFAGASRAQGILMDLGVSSPQLDQPERGFGFMRDGPLDMRMDSGNGAPASEWVNTAEERELAHVFWTYGEERHARRIAKRIVQAREQAPLMRTTQLADLIASVIGRREPGKHPATRCFQAIRIHINRELDELREALDQAVEILAPDGRLAVISFHSLEDRIVKRFMREQARGEQLPRNLPVREQPAAGRTLRLVGKAAHASESEVARNPRARSAVLRVAERLP
- the mraZ gene encoding division/cell wall cluster transcriptional repressor MraZ, which translates into the protein MFRGVTNLNIDSKGRVAMPARYRDRLRESCEGQLVVTVDRDGCLLVYPLPEWERIEAAVMARPNIDPQVRQLQRVFVGYATDVEMDGQARILIAPTLREQAKLDKHVVLVGQGNKFELWDEAVWAAQRDEWLQSDAFTSGLSEALSSLSI
- the rsmI gene encoding 16S rRNA (cytidine(1402)-2'-O)-methyltransferase; the protein is MSIEEGVLYVVATPLGNLGDISARAREVLDGVALIAAEDTRVAQRLLSHLGVQARCVSLHEHNEAARIPSILQILSEGASVALVSDAGTPLISDPGFRLVRAAREAGVRVSPVPGPSALIAALSVSGLPTDRFVFEGFLPSRSARRRARLQVLADESGTLVFYESSHRIADSLEDMAAVFGDARLAVVARELTKRFEQVVSAPLGELRAWVRADEDHRRGEFVVMVAGLPPSARREPSGISEAHVIEVLARALPTRQAADLAALITGGARQGLYREAQRVKRDGGDPDVGGA
- a CDS encoding penicillin-binding protein activator, coding for MTRRVIIRLGLAAGAALLLVACAPSPTRPGEQWAQQAQAQLQAGHPAMAADTYLKAAAGLAAPQRQQLMLKAAALLLQARQPDRARTVIEGIEPTGLGADDMARKATLAARIALLAHQPEQALAALPNDVHGLSPEVASGLLEVRAQAERLTGNPLGAIRARIALTPLLSAPATIDANRHALWELLSQASPGQAQAWQQEAATPALQAWLALALIAKTTSASPTALDNALAQWRQQYPQMPDAEPIIKALVAQWQAMQVYPSKVAVLLPLSGRFEPVARAILDGILTAYYRHRQRNGGHEVHLRIYDTAAHPDQIVSLYARAVQAGAQYVIGPLDRDTVTRLATSGQLTVPTLALNHAADGTPIPQQLYQFGLLPESESAQAAERASLDGRRRAIVLVPDSGWGQRVASAFADRFQQLGGEVLAIGRYDPSASDFSPAIVNTLNIDYSNARRRAVSATIGRSVDFEARRRQDVDMIFIAGDPRQARLLMPQIRFHHGIGLPVYAISTVYSGTRDPRADHDLNGLIFDDAPLLLDSQGPAAAARAAMHANFPEASRRYPRLIGLGEDAYDVLPSLQRLASQDWARFPGVTGRLKMTADHALVRQLEWAQFADGLPILMGQSQDAAQQNATATKAANGAPP
- a CDS encoding YraN family protein; its protein translation is MAPPPRQGQDFEAQACDYLCRQGLRLRERNYRCRSGEIDLVMSDDGTLVFVEVRYRNSARFGGAATSVDAGKRRRLTATAQHYLQRHGADVPTRFDVVAMGPDGRIDWIPDAFQAQET
- a CDS encoding phosphoheptose isomerase, with the translated sequence MNERIQQHFTASIDTKTRSAQLLADPIEAAARRMTYALVGGHKILSCGNGGSAGDAQHFSSEMLNRFERERRGLPAIALTTDTSTLTSIANDYSYDQVFARQVRALGAPGDLLLAISTSGNSKNVIEAVHAARDVGMHTIALSGRGGGTLHEALSPEDIEICVPSESTARIQEVHLLVIHCLCDLIDRQLFGDV